The window TCCTCGGCGCCGGTGGCCACGACGACCACCCCGTGGCGCACCTCCTCGGCTCCGTTCCCGGCGGAGATCTTCGAGACGAAATCGCCGACGTGCCCGCCGACCCTCTCCACGCGCGCTCCGAGGTGGACGCGGATCTTCTCGTGGGAGCGGACCCGGTCGACCGTCCCGTCGAGGAAGCTTCGCACGTCCCGTCCGTCCAGCGTGCGATGGAGACGGCGGGCGGTGCCGCCGAGCTCCCCGGACTTCTCCACGAGATGCACGGGGAACCCCTGGTCGGCCAGCGCCAGGGCGGCGGTCATCCCGGCCGCTCCTCCCCCGACCACCAGCGCCTGGGGATTCACGGGCACCGAGCCCTCCGCCAGCGGCTGGAGCCGCGAGGCGCGGGCCACCGCCATGCGGACGAGGTCGACCGCCTTGTCCGTCGCCTTCCCGGGCTCGCCGGAATGGACCCAGGAGCACTGGTCGCGGATGTTGGCCATCTCCAGCAGGTAGGGGTTCAGGGCGGCGTCCCGCATCGTGTCGCGGAAGATCGGCTCGTGGGTCCTCGGAGTGCACGAGGCCACGACCACGCGGTTCAGGCCGTGCTCCCCGATCCGCTCCTTGATCAGCTTCTGCGTGTCGTCCGCGCAGGTGTAGGTGTTGCTTTCCGCGACGACCACGTTCGGCAGCTCGCGCGCCCGCTCCACAACCCGCCCGACGTCCACCACCGACGCGATGTTGCTGCCGCAATGGCAGATGAACACGCCGACCCGCGGCGGCTCGTCCGCGATGTCGCGCGGCGGCGGATACGTCTTGACGCGGACGCGCGTGCCGCGCGCCGGCGCCAGCAGCGCCATGGCCCGGGACGCCGCGGCGCTCGCCTGCATCACCGTGTCGGGAATGTCCTTGGGCTCCTGGAACGCGCCGCCCACGAAGATCCCCGGCCGGGAGGTGTCCAGCGGCGCGAGCTCGTCGGTCTGCGCGAAGCCCCACCGGTTCAGCACGACCCGCATCCGCTCGGCCTGCTCGCGCAGCGAGGCGCTGGGGGTCAGCCCCAGAGACAGCACGATCATGTCGAACTCTTCCTCGACCTGCTTCATGTCCGGGTTCGCGTAGACGACGCGCAGGCTCCGCGTCCCCGGCATCTCGTAGGTCCGCGAGATGAACGAGCGCAGGTACCGCACGCCCAGCCGGGTGCGGGCCCGCTCGCAATAGCGGTCGAAATCCTTTCCGAAGGCGCGCAGGTCGAGGAAGAACACGGTCACGTCCAGCCCGGGCGCATGCTCCTTGGCCAGGATCGCCTCCTTGGTCGCCGCCATGCAGCAGACCGAGGAGCAGTAGTCGTTGTCGCAGCCGCGGTCCCGCGAACCGACGCACTGGAGGAACGCCAGCCGCCGGGGCGGGCGGCCGTCGCTGGGGCGCAGGACATGCCCCCCCGTCGGCCCGGAGGCCGAAAGCAGCCGCTCGAACTGCACGTTCGTGAGGACGTTCGGGGCGAAGCCGAAGCCGAACTCGCCCCGACGCCGGGCGTCGAACGCCTCGAACCCCGGCGTCAGCACCACGGCCCCGACGTCGAGCCGGACGGTTTCTTCCGGCTGATCGTAGTCGATGGCGCCGGCCTGGCAAACCTCGGCGCAAAGACCGCATTCGCCCGTCTTGAACCGGATGCAGTTCTCGCGGTCGATCGACGGCACGCGGGGGGACGCCTGGGGATGCGCCAGGTCGATGCTCGGCCGGGCGCTCAAGCACTGGTCGTGGCGGGTGAGGTGCGGCCTGGGACGGCGCGCGGTGATCGCGGCCAGGTCCACCGCCCCCGTGGGGCATACGACCGCGCAGGCGCCGCACGCCTGGCACTGGTCGGTCGGCTCGCGGAACGCCGTCTGGACGGTCCGCCGCCCCCCGCGCCCGAAGAGGCTGATCGCCCCCCGCCCCATCAGGCCGTTGCAGACCCGGATGCACAGCCCGCACAGGATGCACTTCCCTTCCGCCGCCGGCTCGAAGGGAGTGGCGCGGACGCCCAGCCCGGCGGCGACTTCCGCAAGCTGCGGAGCGTCGGGCGCCTGGGCCAGGAGCAGCTCGAGCACCGTGCGCCGCGACTCCCGGACGCCCTCGGTGTCGGTGCGCGCCACGAGGCCTTCCTCCACGGGATGGCTGCACGCCGCCACCTGCCTCGTCCCGCCCGGCGTGTCGATCTCCACCACGCAGATCCGGCAGGCGCCGTACGGAGACAAACCGCGGTAGTGGCAGAGCGTGGGGATCGCGATCCCCATTCCGCGGGCGGCCTCCAGGATCGTCGCTCCGCGCGCCACCTCCGACGTGCGGCCGTCCAGCGTGACCCGGACACGGTCCGATGCGGGTGCGTCCATGCTCATCCTCTCGATCGTCCTCTCGCGCGCGGCATCATTTCACTCGCTTGCGACGGCTTCCGCGGGGCACACCGCGCGGCACGCGCCGCAGCGCGTGCAGACGGCCGCGTCGATCCGGTGCGGCGCCTTCTTCTCCCCCCGGATCGCGTCGACGGGGCAGCTCTCGACGCAGCGCCCGCATCCGGTGCAGAGCGCCTCGTCGATCCGCAGCCGGATCAGGTTCCGGCAGACCCCCGCCGGGCACCGCCTGTCGCGGACATGCGCCTCGAACTCTTCGCGGAAATAGCGCAGCGCCGTCAGGGCGGGATTGGGGGCCGTGCTCCCCAGCCCGCACAGCGACGCCGATTTCACGGTCTTGGCCAGCCGCTCCAGGACCTCCAGGTCCTCCGGAACGCCGCTCCCCTCGCAGATCCGCGTGAGGATCCGCAGCATGTGCTTCGTCCCCTCGCGGCAGGGGACGCACTTGCCGCACGATTCGTCGGCGGTGAACGTGAGGAAGAAGCGCGCGAGGTCGACCATGCAGGTCCCGGAATCGAGGACGATCATCCCTCCCGAGCCCATCATGGAGCCCACCTTGCCCAGATTCTCGTAATCGATGGGCAGGTCGAGCATCGAGGCCGGGAGGCACCCTCCGGACGGGCCGCCCGTCTGGACCCCCTTCAGCGCCCGCTTTCCGCGGATTCCGCCGCCGACTTCCATGACCATCTCGCGCAGCGTAAGCCCGAGGGGGACCTCGACCAGACCGGTGTTCCGCACGGCGCCGACGAGGGAGAACACCGTGGTCCCGCGGTTGCGCTCGGTCCCCATCTCCGCGTACCATTTCGCCCCGCGGGAGAGGATCGGCCCCACGCTCGCCAGCGTCTTGACGTTGTTGATGGCCGTGGGCTTCCCCCACAGGCCGCTTTCGGCCGGGAAGGGGGGACGGGGGCGCGGCTCGCCGGGACGCCCCTCGATCGAGGCGATCAGCGCCGTCTCCTCGCCGCACACGAAGGCGCCTGCGCCGCGGCGCACCGTGATCCGGAAGCTGTGGCCGCTGCCGAAGATGTCGTCGCCCAGCAGCCCGCGCGATTCCGCCTCGCGGATGGCATGCGTCACGGTCGAAACGGCCAGCGGGTATTCGCTGCGGACGTAGAGGAAGCCCTCGCGGGCGCCGATCGCGTAGGAGGCGACGAGCATCCCTTCGAGGACCGCGTGCGGGTCGCTTTCGAGGACGCTGCGGTCCATGAACGCCCCCGGGTCTCCCTCGTCCGCGTTGCAGATCATGTATTTCGCGTCGCCCGGAGCGCCGCGGGCGATCTCCCATTTCCGGCCGGTCGGGAATCCCGCGCCGCCGCGGCCGCGCAGCCCCGACTCCTTGACCTCGGCGAGCGCCTCTTCGGGAGTCATGGCCGTCAGGGCGCGGAAGGCGCCGCGGTAGGCGCCGCGGGCCAGCGCCTCCTCCAGGCGCAGCGGATCGATCGATCCGCAGTTGCGCAGGATGACGCGCCGCTGGCGGGAATAAAACTCGATGCCGGATCCCTCGGGGATCTTCCCGGCGCCGTTCGCCGGGGGAGGATATTCGTGGGCCGTCCCGTCGGCCGGGACTGCATAACCGTGGGCATCCCTGCCCGTCCCGGCACTAGGCCATCCATGGCCGTCGGCCGCGTTGTCCTCGCGCGGCCACCGGCAAAGGGGCGCGCCGCCTTTCAGCTCCCCTCCGGCCGCCAAGGACTCCAGTAGCGCCTGGATCGACTTGGCGGTCACATTGCCGAACGTGATACGCGGCCCGCCGGGGAGCAGCAGGTCGACGAGCGGCTCGCGCTGGCAGAAGCCGATGCAGCCGGTCCGCGAGACGACGGCGGGAATCGCCAGCCGCTTCACCGTTTCGACCGCGGCATCCTCCACGGCCCCCGCTCCGGCGGCCAGCCCGCAGCTCGCCGAGCCGATGAGGATCTTGAGCTGCGGAGGATAAAGCGTCTCCCGGCCGATCGCGGCGGCGCGGTCGAGGTCGGCCTTCGTCCGGATGATCGCGCTCATTCGAACCTCCCGAGGAGGTCCGCGGTCCGGTCGAGCGGCACCTTGCCGAAGGTGATCCCGTCGATGCGCACGGCGGGCGCCAGCGCGCAGCATCCGATGCAGCGTACCGTCCGGAGCGTGAACCGCCCCTGCGGGTCGGTCCCGCCCGTTTTCACGCCAATATTGCTTTCAAGCCGCTCCAGGAGCAGCCCGGAACCGCGCACGAAGCAGGCGGTCCCCAGGCAGACTTCCACGATGTGGCGGCCGACCGGCTCCAGGCTGAACGCGTTGTAGAAGCTCGCCACCCGGAGGACCTCGGCCGGCGGGATCTCCATGCGGGAAGCCACGGTCTCCAGCGCGGCGCGCGGCAGGTAGCGGAACGTGTCGTTGATGTCCTGCAGGACGGGGATCAGCGCGCCGGGATCGCCCTGATGCCGGGCGAGGATCTCCTCGACCCGTGCCGTCCCGTCGGGAGTCAGCCCCTCCGAGGGTTGGAAGGGGGGAGTCTCCTGGGGGACGTTCCGCACCGGGCAGGCCTGCCAGCAGTCTCCGCAGCCGGTGCATTTCGAGGCGATCACTCCCCGGGGCCGCTTGCGCACTTCGGCGGTGAAATGGCCCGCCTCGCCTTCGAGCGACATCACGTCGGCCATCGTCAGGACGTCGATGTTGTAATCCCGCATGCATTCCACCAGCTTCGGCGAGATGATGCAGGTGGCGCAGTCGCCGGTCGGGAACGTCTTGTCGAGGCGCGCCATGCCGCCGCCGATCGTTGGGCTCTCCTCGACAAGGAAGACGCGAAAACCCGCGGCCGAAAGGTCCAGCGAGGCCTGGATGCCGGCGACGCCGCCGCCGCAGACCAGCACCGAGCCGGTGGGCAGCCCCTTGTCTCCCCCGGCGGTCCGGGGGATGTTGCCGTTCTCCGGCCGGTTCACGGCTTCCCTCCCCCCGCAACGGATCCCGTCGCCCCGCATTTCCCCAGCAATCCGTCGGCGGGAACCGTCAACGCGTCGAGTCCCAGCTTTTCCGGGGGAATCCCGAGGGCCAGCCCGAGGAGCTGCGTCACGTACAGGACCGGCGTGGGCCGCAGCGCTCCATGGGCCTTGACGGCGTCGGCCTGCCGCAGGTCGAGGTTCACCTGGCACAGGGGGCACGCGACGGCGAGGCAGTCGGCCCCCGCTTCCTGCGCCATGCCCAGGAGCCGGTGGGACAGCCGATGGACGACGGCCGGATGCGTCATGGACAGCCCCGCCCCGCAGCACTCGGTCCGGTACGGCCACTCCACGCATTCCGCCCCCGCGGCGCTCAGCACGCGTTCCATGCACGAGGGGTGCTCCGCGTCGTCGAAGGCGACGATCTCCGGCGGGCGCGTCAGCAGACAACCGTAGTAGCAGGCCACCCGCAGCCCGGAAAGCGGCCGGCCGGCCCCGGCGCGGATCGCGTCCGGTCCCAGGTCGTTTGCGAGAACGTCCAGCACGTGCCTAACCGGGACGTCGCCCCCGTAAGGGCTCCCCGTGACCCGCTCGATGTTCCGGCGCTCCTCCGGGCCTTGGAGCGCCCGGTGGTTGGCGGTCCGCAGGCGCGCATAGCAGGAGGCGCAGGCGACCATCACCGGCAGCCCCAGCATCTTCGCTTTCTGCAGGTTGAGCGCGGGCAGCGCGACGGACAGCAGGTCGTTGCTGGCGTGCGCCGGCGTCGATCCGCAGCAGACCCAGTCCGGGATCTCCTCGAGCCCGATCCCAAGCGCGCCGCAGACCGACCGCGCGGAGGCGTCGTAGGACCGCGCCGTGGACTCGAGGCTGCACCCCGGGAAGAACGCGTACCTCACGAGTCCTCCCCCTCCTCTTCAGCGCGCCGGAAGATCTCGCGCACCTGCCGGGCCCCGCCGCTGCGGTTGGGCAATATCGAGAGCTTCCCTTGCGCCAGCATCCCGGGGACCTTTTCGGCGTCGGTGAACAGGTCGAATGTGCGCATCTTGAAGGCGGCCATCATGCCCATCTCGTACACGCGGCCGTGCCGGCGGACGCTGCTCAAGAAGCAGCGGTTGAACTGCTTTCCGCGGTCGTCGGGCAAGGCGGCGCCGCGATCGACCGCCATGATCCGCAGGGCGTCCATCGCGGCCGCCACGTCGATCCCCATGGGGCACCGGGCGGTGCACGCCTCGCACGACGCGCACAGCCAGATCGCCCGCGAGCCGAGCAGCTCCTCCTCCGCGCCGAGCTGCGCCAGCCGCATGACCTGGCTGGGGAGGTAGTCCATGTCGGGCCCGGCGGGGCATCCCGTGCTGCACTTGTGGCACTGGAAGCAGGCGCCGGGGTCCGTGCCGCCGCGCCGCCGGATCTCCTCCAGCAGGGCGCCGCCGTTCCACGGGATCGTGCGGTCCATGGTCATTCTCCCTGCGCCTCCATCGCCGCCTCCGCCTCGGCGTCCTTCCGGGGCATCACCTTCCGGTAGACGGCCTGGGGCGGGCACAGCGTCCCGTCGACCGTCAGGAGATCGCGGTCGATCCGGACGTCGAACAGCCGCTCGTTCTCTTCGAGGTACGGCAGGATGAGCCTCCAGTCGGCGGCGGAGAGGGGGCGGTACGCCCCGCCGTTCAGCTGCTCGTCCACCAGGGTGCGATGCGGATCGCGGATGTAGATCGCCCCCCCGGAGGCCAGCGAAAGGAGGTTTCCGCCGGGATACGGAAGCTCCAGCGGGCGGAGCCGGCCGTGGAGATCGTACTGGAGACCGTTTACGATGGCGAAGCCGCCGCCGTTGTGGGGATCGCCGGCCATGAACGATTCGGCCAGGAAATCCAGCGCGGTCCCGTTGATGACCACCCTCGGCGAGCCGACGGCGTTGATCATCGGCCGGCCTGCCGCGTTCCCGAGGACGTACGCCTCGCCTCCCTTGGCCCCGTAGAGGAAGGTCTGGCCGACGTCCCCGTAGACGACCAGCTTCCCCCGCTTGCTGATCTGGCAAAGCTGGTCCTGGGCGTTCCCGTGGACGCGGATCTCCAGGCCGTCCATGCCGGAGCCGAGATAATCGCCCGGGTTGTCGTAGCAGTCGATCCGAAGTCCCGTCGTGCCGGGCCCCAGCCCCACGCCGTGGAACCGCGTGCCCCGCGTATTGTAATGAAGGATCCGCATCCATCCGGCGTGGAACGCCTTGACCGCCAGCGCGGCGTCGCAATCCTCGCCTTCGGGCGGAAAGCCGCGGGCGTCGATCAATAGCGTCGTCTCGCCGGGACGGGGAGCCCGCAGGCGGTCCCGCGTGTCCCAGCCGATGCGCGCGTGGGTCCCGGTCCGCCCGTCGCCGAGAAGCGGCTGCCGCCCGAAGATCAGCTCCATCCCCCCGCGCAGGATGGTCTGCAGGGAGCTGCGCTTCTTGTCTCCCGTGGGATAGCGGCGGTCCATGCACAGCGTCAGCGCCTCGATCCCGACGCCGGGCGCCTCCCCGGCCGTCCGGTCGGCCCAGCGCTCTACGAACCGGCGGAACGCGTCGTAGTCCATTCCGGGCAGCCGCTCCAGGAGGTGGCGGAAGAACCCTTCCGCGTCCGCGTCGCGCGCGCACCGCTCGACCGCCGCCGCGTCGTCGTCCGTCCGCGCGGGGGGAGCCGGCGGAACGGACAGGTTGCAGTGGAGCTGCCCGGGCGCGGTCGAAACCGGCGCGCCGAACTTGTTGGCTACCCGCATCCGGTGGGATCCTTCGGCCGGGGAGACCGTCATCAGGAAGGCGCCTCCGTCGGTGAAGCTTCCGCCGCGCGCGTTCCAGTACATGTCCGCGACCGGGGTGAACCGGGGATCCTCGGAGGCAAGGCTGGCCAGCGTCGCGTCGATGGCCTGCTTCTCGGAGCAGACCAGGCCGATGGACACCTCCCCCTCCTGCAGCGCGAACACCTGAGGCCGCAGCATGGCGGTGTCGGTGATCCCCATGAGCTGGAACTCCCCGGTATCGGCCAGGCTGCGGGCGATGATGAAGAACCAGGGCCCGTCGGGCGAGGCGTGGATGTGCGCGGCCTGGATCTGCCGGTAGATCCGCTGCTTCTCCGACGGGAGGCGGTCGAAATCCAGCTCCGTCGTCGGCGCCAGCGCCTCGATGATGTACTCCATCGGGTACCGGTACACCCGGTTCCAGAGGTCGAACAGGAGCACGGAAACTTC is drawn from Thermodesulfobacteriota bacterium and contains these coding sequences:
- a CDS encoding glutamate synthase, whose translation is MKRSGNRIDGNGADRVRALLRARAHLRPMAMDGQVPRAPWMAQERPKDLRLSASPEAEGGCGVTGFACTVPVSGKHIYEPSIQMRNRGNGKGGGIAACGLVPEELGVSRRVLDEDYILQVALLDPAARGEVEASFIEPFFDIDHGGPIPTVDDHRDVPLLEVRPPDVVRYFVRVKPSVLARFAEERKLDAAGLSERDVEDEFVFQNSIRLNDRYYASLGDKRAFVLSHARNLVILKIVGFAEAAVQYYRMADTRAHVWIAHQRYPTKGRVWHPGGAHPFIGLNEALVHNGDFANYHSVSEYLAGRGIYPQFLTDTEVSVLLFDLWNRVYRYPMEYIIEALAPTTELDFDRLPSEKQRIYRQIQAAHIHASPDGPWFFIIARSLADTGEFQLMGITDTAMLRPQVFALQEGEVSIGLVCSEKQAIDATLASLASEDPRFTPVADMYWNARGGSFTDGGAFLMTVSPAEGSHRMRVANKFGAPVSTAPGQLHCNLSVPPAPPARTDDDAAAVERCARDADAEGFFRHLLERLPGMDYDAFRRFVERWADRTAGEAPGVGIEALTLCMDRRYPTGDKKRSSLQTILRGGMELIFGRQPLLGDGRTGTHARIGWDTRDRLRAPRPGETTLLIDARGFPPEGEDCDAALAVKAFHAGWMRILHYNTRGTRFHGVGLGPGTTGLRIDCYDNPGDYLGSGMDGLEIRVHGNAQDQLCQISKRGKLVVYGDVGQTFLYGAKGGEAYVLGNAAGRPMINAVGSPRVVINGTALDFLAESFMAGDPHNGGGFAIVNGLQYDLHGRLRPLELPYPGGNLLSLASGGAIYIRDPHRTLVDEQLNGGAYRPLSAADWRLILPYLEENERLFDVRIDRDLLTVDGTLCPPQAVYRKVMPRKDAEAEAAMEAQGE
- a CDS encoding 2Fe-2S iron-sulfur cluster-binding protein, translating into MSMDAPASDRVRVTLDGRTSEVARGATILEAARGMGIAIPTLCHYRGLSPYGACRICVVEIDTPGGTRQVAACSHPVEEGLVARTDTEGVRESRRTVLELLLAQAPDAPQLAEVAAGLGVRATPFEPAAEGKCILCGLCIRVCNGLMGRGAISLFGRGGRRTVQTAFREPTDQCQACGACAVVCPTGAVDLAAITARRPRPHLTRHDQCLSARPSIDLAHPQASPRVPSIDRENCIRFKTGECGLCAEVCQAGAIDYDQPEETVRLDVGAVVLTPGFEAFDARRRGEFGFGFAPNVLTNVQFERLLSASGPTGGHVLRPSDGRPPRRLAFLQCVGSRDRGCDNDYCSSVCCMAATKEAILAKEHAPGLDVTVFFLDLRAFGKDFDRYCERARTRLGVRYLRSFISRTYEMPGTRSLRVVYANPDMKQVEEEFDMIVLSLGLTPSASLREQAERMRVVLNRWGFAQTDELAPLDTSRPGIFVGGAFQEPKDIPDTVMQASAAASRAMALLAPARGTRVRVKTYPPPRDIADEPPRVGVFICHCGSNIASVVDVGRVVERARELPNVVVAESNTYTCADDTQKLIKERIGEHGLNRVVVASCTPRTHEPIFRDTMRDAALNPYLLEMANIRDQCSWVHSGEPGKATDKAVDLVRMAVARASRLQPLAEGSVPVNPQALVVGGGAAGMTAALALADQGFPVHLVEKSGELGGTARRLHRTLDGRDVRSFLDGTVDRVRSHEKIRVHLGARVERVGGHVGDFVSKISAGNGAEEVRHGVVVVATGAEERKPQSYGYGESDRVLTQLELAERLGRGDLALPENPTVAMIQCVEQRDAERPYCSRVCCTTAVKNALELKRRFPGSRILVLFRDMRTYGFREDAYREAREAGVLFVRYEPEHPPELSVNGGLSLRVREPSLGRDLRISPDLVALSAPMIPRADRQELSELLRVPLNADGFFLEAHMKLRPVDFASEGLFLCGTAHAPKFLGETISQAHAVAGRAASILSRKKMAVGGQTAWVDPDKCISCMTCVHVCPYMAPGINEFNKAEVQGAVCMGCGSCAAECPAMAITLRNFTDLQVRAAIDGLMGVDRGVRPPDRDPRYPEGAGVAPPRWGKGGGER
- a CDS encoding 4Fe-4S dicluster domain-containing protein, whose protein sequence is MDRTIPWNGGALLEEIRRRGGTDPGACFQCHKCSTGCPAGPDMDYLPSQVMRLAQLGAEEELLGSRAIWLCASCEACTARCPMGIDVAAAMDALRIMAVDRGAALPDDRGKQFNRCFLSSVRRHGRVYEMGMMAAFKMRTFDLFTDAEKVPGMLAQGKLSILPNRSGGARQVREIFRRAEEEGEDS
- a CDS encoding CoB--CoM heterodisulfide reductase iron-sulfur subunit B family protein, giving the protein MRYAFFPGCSLESTARSYDASARSVCGALGIGLEEIPDWVCCGSTPAHASNDLLSVALPALNLQKAKMLGLPVMVACASCYARLRTANHRALQGPEERRNIERVTGSPYGGDVPVRHVLDVLANDLGPDAIRAGAGRPLSGLRVACYYGCLLTRPPEIVAFDDAEHPSCMERVLSAAGAECVEWPYRTECCGAGLSMTHPAVVHRLSHRLLGMAQEAGADCLAVACPLCQVNLDLRQADAVKAHGALRPTPVLYVTQLLGLALGIPPEKLGLDALTVPADGLLGKCGATGSVAGGGKP
- the nuoF gene encoding NADH-quinone oxidoreductase subunit NuoF, whose protein sequence is MSAIIRTKADLDRAAAIGRETLYPPQLKILIGSASCGLAAGAGAVEDAAVETVKRLAIPAVVSRTGCIGFCQREPLVDLLLPGGPRITFGNVTAKSIQALLESLAAGGELKGGAPLCRWPREDNAADGHGWPSAGTGRDAHGYAVPADGTAHEYPPPANGAGKIPEGSGIEFYSRQRRVILRNCGSIDPLRLEEALARGAYRGAFRALTAMTPEEALAEVKESGLRGRGGAGFPTGRKWEIARGAPGDAKYMICNADEGDPGAFMDRSVLESDPHAVLEGMLVASYAIGAREGFLYVRSEYPLAVSTVTHAIREAESRGLLGDDIFGSGHSFRITVRRGAGAFVCGEETALIASIEGRPGEPRPRPPFPAESGLWGKPTAINNVKTLASVGPILSRGAKWYAEMGTERNRGTTVFSLVGAVRNTGLVEVPLGLTLREMVMEVGGGIRGKRALKGVQTGGPSGGCLPASMLDLPIDYENLGKVGSMMGSGGMIVLDSGTCMVDLARFFLTFTADESCGKCVPCREGTKHMLRILTRICEGSGVPEDLEVLERLAKTVKSASLCGLGSTAPNPALTALRYFREEFEAHVRDRRCPAGVCRNLIRLRIDEALCTGCGRCVESCPVDAIRGEKKAPHRIDAAVCTRCGACRAVCPAEAVASE
- a CDS encoding NAD(P)H-dependent oxidoreductase subunit E is translated as MRNVPQETPPFQPSEGLTPDGTARVEEILARHQGDPGALIPVLQDINDTFRYLPRAALETVASRMEIPPAEVLRVASFYNAFSLEPVGRHIVEVCLGTACFVRGSGLLLERLESNIGVKTGGTDPQGRFTLRTVRCIGCCALAPAVRIDGITFGKVPLDRTADLLGRFE